The genomic window GTCGAACTGCTGCCGGCGGTTCTGCTCGGAGCGCTGCGCCACCCGCTCGCATGTGGCGGCCCACCGGGCCCGCAAGCGGGCGGCCGTCGGCGACCAGCTCACCGTGCCGGCCCAGGCGGAGACCCTCACCCCGGTCAGCTGACCGGGGGCGCCCTCCCCGCTCAGGCGTCGACCGGGGAGGGGGCGGTGAGGTTGGCGCGGGCGAACTCCAGCGACTCGCGCAGGTCGGCCTCGCGCACGGCGCGGCTCTTCGCGCCCCGGGTGGTCACCTCGACCGCGACCGAGCCGGTGAAGCCGCGCCCGGCGAGCGAGCGGAGCAGCTCGGCGCAGGGCTGGCTGCCCCGCCCGGGCACCAGGTGCTCGTCGCGCCCCTCGCCGGTGCCGTCGCCGAGGTGGACGTGCGCCAGGCCGGCACCCATCCGGTCCGCCATCTCCAGCGCGTCCGTGTGCGAGGCGGCACAGTGCGACAGGTCCAGGGTGTACGAGGCGTAGCCGGTGTCGGTCGGATCCCACCCCGGGACGTACGGGACGAACTGCCGGCCGGCCATCCGGACCGGGTACATGTTCTCCACCGCGAAGCGCAGCCCGCCGAACTGCCCGGCGATCTTGTCGAGCCCGTCGGCGAAGTTCTTGGCGTAGTCCCGCTGCCAGGTGAACGGCGGGTGCACCACGACGGTCGGCGCCTCCAGCGTCTCCGCCAGCTCGGCGGCCTTGCGCAGCCGCTCCCACGGGTCGGGGCTCCACACCCGCTGGGTGACCAGCAGGCAGGGCGCGTGCACCGAGAGCACCGGCACGCCGTAGTGGTCGGCGAGGCCGCGCAGCGCGCCCGGGTCCTGGCTGACGACGTCGGTCCAGACCATCACCTCGACGCCGTCGTAGCCGACCGCCGCGGCGAGCTGGAACGCCGCCGCGGTCCGCTCAGGGAAGACCGAGGAACTGGAGAGGAGCACCGGGACGCGGGAAGTCACGCCCCTCAGGGTAGCCCGGCCCGTCGCCCGGCATCAGGACGAGCATCCGCAAAGCGCCCAGAACGACCGACCAGGATCACATCGGCGCGAGCTGATCCAGCCGCCGGAGGATGACCCCCTCGCGCAGCGCCCAGGGGCAGAGGTCGAGCGCGTCGACGTCGAGCCGGCGCATCACCGCCTCGGCGACCACCGCGCCGGCCAGCAGCTGGTGGGCCCGGCCGGCGCTCACCCCCTCCAGCCCGGGCAGCTGCGCCGGCGGGATGTGCCGGACGAAGCCCAGCACCTGCCGCAGTCCGGTGCGGGTCAGGCTGCGCCGGGCCCAGAGCCCGGCGCCGGAGGGCGCGGCGCCGGCCAGCCGGGCCAGCGTCCGGAACGTCTTCGAGGTGGCGACCGGGCGTTCCCAGCCCACCGCCACCAGCTTCTCCACCACCGGGTCGAGCAGCTCGTCGACGTGCTCCCGCAGCTCCTCCACGGCCTCCGCGGGCGGCGACAGGGTGCCCGACGCGTCGACCCGCAGGCGCTCCCGGCTCAACCGCCCGGCGCCGAGCGGCAGCGAGACCGCGACGTCCGGTTCCTCGTCGATCCCGGCCGCCAGCTCCAGCGAGCCGCCGCCGATGTCGAGGACCAGCAGCCGGCCCGCCGACCAGCCGAACCACCGCCGGACCGCGAGGAAGGTCATCCGCGCCTCGTCCGCGCCGGAGAGCACCTCCAGCCGTACGCCGGTCTCGTCCCGGACCCTGGCCAGCACCTCGGCGGCGTTGGTGGCGTCCCGGACGGCGGAGGTGGCGAACGCGAGCAGGTCGTCGGCCGCCAGCCCGGCCGCCGCCGCCCGGGCCATGCCGACCGCCTTGACCAGCCCGTCCGCGCCCGCTTCGGTGAGCGCGCCGTCTGGGCCGATCTGCTCGGCCAGCCGGAGCACCACCTTCTCCGAGTGCGCCGGCCAGGGGTGCGCCCCGTGGTGGGCGTCGACCACCAGGAGGTGCACCGTGTTGGAACCGACGTCGAGGACACCAAGTCGCATGCTGATGACCCTAGGCCTCAGACGTTTTCCCGGCTCGCCAGCCGGTTGGAGGCACCGCGCGTACGCTGGTCCGGGTGACAGGCCAGATCGAGCTGCAGGTACTCGTGGACGACCCCGACGACCCGCGCAGCCGGGAAGTGGGGCTCGACTTCCCCCGAGAGTGGATCGAGTTCGTCGACCCGGCGGACGAGAAGCACCTGGTCCGGGCCGATCTGACCTGGCTGCTGTCCCGCTGGACGTGCATCTTCGGCAAGGGGTGCCACGGCATCATCGCGGGCCGGGCCGCCGACGGCTGCTGCTCGCACGGCGCGTTCTTCACCGACTCGGACGACGAGAAGCGGGTCCGCATTGCGGTCAAGCGGCTCGCCCCGTCGACCTGGCAGCACTTCCGCCGCGGCTTCAAGAACTGGACCGCGAACGACACCATCGACGGCAAGAACCCGGCCCGGCGCACCGCCACCCGGGACGTCGACGCGCCGTGCGTCTTCCTCAACGACGCCGACTTCCCCGGCGGGGGCGGCTGCGCGCTGCACGCCCAGGCGCTGCGCGACGGGGTGCACCCGCTGGAGTACAAGCCGGACGTCTGCTGGCAGCTGCCGATCCGCCGCGACCAGGAGTGGAGCAAGCGGACGGACAACACCAAGGTGCTGGTGTCGACGCTGTCGGAGTTCGACCGGCGGGGCTGGGGCGCGGGCGGCCACGACCTGGACTGGTGGTGCACCTCCTCCACCGACGCGCACGTCGGCGCCGAGCCGATGTACGTCTCGTACGGCCCGGAGCTGACCGCGCTGATCGGCGCCCCCGCGTACGCGAAGCTGGCCGAGCTGTGCGCGGCCCGGCTGCGGCAGGGTCAGGTCGCCCCGCACCCGGCCAGCGAGGGCTGACCGGGCGCGGCGGACGCTACGGCCGTTCCCCGGGCGGCAGGACCACGACGCCGTCGTCGTCGCTGTGCACCTCGGCGCCCGGCTCGAAGATGCAATTGCCGAACGACACCGGCACGTCCCGCTCCCCGGCGCCCGTCTTGGCGCTCTTGCGGGGGTTCGTGCCGAGCGCCTTGATGCCGATCGGGAGGGTGCGCAGGGCGGCGACGTCGCGGACGGCGCCGTTGATCACCACGCCCGCCCAGCCGTTCGCCGCCGCCGTGCCGGCGATGAGGTCGCCCATCAGGGCGGTGTGCAGCGATCCGCCGCCGTCCACCACCAGCACCCGGCCCTCCCCCGGCTCGGCGACGACCGACTTCACCAGGGCGTTGTCCTCGAAGCAGCGCACGGTGACGGCCGGCCCGCCGAAGGCGCGGAGACCGCCGAACTGGCGCAGCTGGGTGTCGCACGAGCCGAGGACGTCGCCGTAGCGGTCGTAGCGGTCGGCGGTCGCGGCCGGTTCCGGGATCTGCATGGTTCTGCTCTCTCTCACTCGGTTTCGGGAACGGGTGGGCGGTGCAGGCCGGTGGCGGCGACGGCCGCGCCGGCCAGCCCCGCCGCGGTGCAGGCGAGCACCCCGGCCGCCCCGGCGCCGGCCGCCAGCACGCCGGCGGCGCTGGGGATGAGGACCTGCCCGAGCCGGTTGCCGGTCAGCCGCAGGGACATCGCCCGGCCGCGCAGCCCGGCCGGGGCGACCTCGGCCAGGAAGGACATCGTCAGCGGCTGGCCCGCACCCAACCCCAGCCCGGCGACCGTGACGACGACGGCCATCGCCCAGAACGGCATGGGCGGCAGCAGCAGCCCGAGACCGGCGGCGGAGACGGCGACGGTGCCGATCAGCAGCGCGCGCCGACCCACGGTGGCGACCAGCCGACCGAGCAGCAGCCGCGAGGCCATCGACGCCACCGCGCGCAACCCCAACCACGATCAGGCCGGGGCCGAGCGCCTGACCGAGCGAGGCGGCGAAGGTGTAGTAGCCGAAGGCCGCGTCGTACCGATCCGCCGGGGTGCGGTTGGCGACCAGGGCCCGCTGCGCCACCACCGCAGCAGGCCCGCCTGGGCGCGCCCGGGGGCTGCCGGGCCCCCGGGCGGCACTCAGTCGGCCTTCACCGCGAGGACCGGGCAGGGCACCCGGAGCAGGACCTCCTGCGCCGTCGAGCCCATGATCAGCTTGCCCACCGGAGTGCGGTGCCGGATGCCGATCACCACCAGCGACACGTCCTCCGCCTCGGCGATCTCGGCGATCTCCTCGGCCGCGTCCCGGCCCCGGACGAGCTGCCGGACCGTGTGCGGCACCCCGGCGGCGGTCAGCTCCCGGACCACCCGGTCCAGGTCGGGCTCCTGGGCGAACCGCGGGTCGACGTACGCGTCGCCGCGCGAGGTGTTCACCACCAGCACCGGCTCGTCGCGGAACCGGGCCTGCTCGACGGCGGCCGCCAGGGCCGCCTCGCCCAGCGGCGAGGGCACGTACCCCACCAGCACGGTCATCCGGTCACCAACCTTCCTCGCAGTGGACGGACCACGAACCGGCCGATCAGCGGCCAGAGCAGCACCACCAGGATCGCGGCGTAGATCAGCCAGGACATCCAGCCGCCGATCAGCCCGTGCAGCTCGCCGCCGGAGAGCTGCAGCGCCCGCCGGCCCTGGAGTTCGGCGCGCGGGGCGAGGATCACCCCGACGATCAGCGGCAGGATCGGCAGCCCGAACCGCCGCATGCCGAACCCGAGCAGGCCGAGCGCCAGGAGCAGGAAGAGGTCGAACGGCTGGGCGTTGACCGCGTACGCCCCCATCGAGGCGAAGAACAGGATGCCGGCGTAGAGGTACGGGCGCGGCACCCGCAGCAGCCGCGCCCACGCGGGGGCGAGCGGCAGGTTGAGCACCAGCAGCAGCAGGTTGCCGATGAAGAGGCTGGCGATCAACGTCCAGACCAGGCCGGACTCCCGCTCGAAGAGCAGCGGGCCGGGCTGGATGCCGTACTGCTCGAAGGCGGCCAGCATCACCGCGGCGGTGGCGTTGGTGGGCAGGCCGATCGCCAGCATCGGCACCAGCGTGCCGGCGGCCGAGGCGTTGTTGGCCGCCTCCGGCCCGGCGACCCCCTCGATCGCGCCCCGGCCGAACTCCTCCGGGTGCTTCGTCAGCTTCTTCTCCGTCGCGTACGACAGGAAGGTCGGGATCTCCGCCCCGCCCGCCGGCAGCGCGCCGAACGGGAAGCCGTACGCGGTGCCGCGCAGCCAGGGCTTCCAGGACCGCTTCCAGTCCTGCTTCCCCATCCACGGTCGACCGACCGGGATCACCTCGGCGGCCCGCCGCCGCAGGTGCGCGGCGATCCAGAGCGCCTCGCCCACGGCGAAGATGCCGACCGCCACCACGACCACGTCGATGCCGTCGGCAAGCTGCGGGACGCCCAGGGTGAGCCGCTGCTGGCCGGTCACCTTGTCGATGCCGACCAGGCCGATGACCAGGCCGAGCAGGAGCGAGGCGAAGCCGCGGACCCGGGACGCGCCGAGCACCGCGGTGACCGCCACGAAGGAGAGCAGCATCAGCGCGAAGTAGTCCGGCGCGCCGAGGCTGATCGCGAACTGCACCACCGGCGGGGTGACCACCACCAGCAGCAGGGTGGCGATGGTGCCGGCGACGAACGAGCCGATCGCTGCGGTGGCCAGTGCCTGCGCGGCCCGGCCGGCCTTGGCCATCTTGTTGCCCTCGATCGCGGTCACCACCGACGAGGACTCGCCGGGGGTGTTCAACAGGATCGAGGTGGTGGAGCCGCCGTACATGCCGCCGTAGAAGATGCCGGCGAACATGATGAACGCCTGGGTGGGCTCCATCCCGTAGGTGACCGGCAGCAGCAGTGCCACCGTCATCGCCGGGCCGATGCCCGGCAGCACCCCGACGGCGGTGCCGATGGTGACGCCGAGCAGCGCGATCAGCAGGTTCATCGGGGTCACCACGTTGGCGAACCCGTCGAGCAGATTGCCCAGGTTGTCCATCACAGGATCCCTTGCAGCACGCCGGCGGGCAGGTTGACGCCGAGCCCGATGGCGAAGGTGTAGAAGGTGATCAACGACAGCGCGACGGCGATCAGCAGGTTGCGCACGTAGTGCCGGTTGCCCAGCGCGAACGCCGAACCCCAGAAGAGCAACGTCCCGCTGATCACCCAGCCGAGCCGGTCGATCAGGACGGCGTTGACCAGGAACGCGCCGATCAGCAGCAGCACGGTCCGCCAGTCGATCGGGCTGCTCAGGTCGACGTCCTCGCCGGCCTCCGGCTCGCCGGCGCCGCCGCGGGCCACGTCCACCGCGTAGACCGCGGCGACGATCAGCAGCAGCACGCCGAGCAGGATCGGCACCGGCTTCGGGCCGATCGGGTCGGCGCTGCTCACCGCGTGCCCGATGCGCAGCGCGTCGACGATGACCAGGCCGCCGACCAGGGCGAGGAACGCGCAGACGCCGTACTGGGCCCGGTCGGGCCTCGGCGCCGGGCCGTCCTCCACCGCCGCGTCCGCGACCGTCGGCGGGACGTCGGCCGTCGCGGGCCGCGCCACCTCCGGCTGATCCGGCGTACGCTCCGCGCCCGCCTGCGCCGGGATCGGCGGTACGGCGGTCTCCGCGCCCGCCTGGTCGGGGACCGGCGGTACGGAGCTCTGCACGGCCGGGGGCCGGGACGGCGGGTCGCCGCCCCGGTCCGGTCGGGTCGTCCTGCCGGTCATGCCAGCCCGAGCTGCTTGAGCAGGTCGGCCACCGACTTGTCCTGCTCGGTGAGGAAGGTGGCGAACTCGTCGCCGGTGACGAACGCGTCGGTCCAGCCGCGCTTGGTCAGCTCGGCCTTCCACTCGGCCGACTCGTGCATCTTCGTCAGCACGTCGATCCAGACCTTCTTGTCGGCCTCGCTGATGCCGGGCGGCGCCACGATGCCCCGCCAGTTGGTGAAGACCAGGTCGATGCCGGCGGACTTGAGGGTCGGCACCTCCTTGAGCGCCTCGATCGGCGCCTCGCTGGTCACCGCGAGAACCCGGATCTGGCCGGCCTCCACCTGGTCGAGGAACTCACCGAAGCCGCTGGCCCCGAAGGCCACCTTGCCGCCGAGCACGGCCGGCAGCAGCTCGCCGCCGCCGTCGTAGGAGACGAAGTTGACCTGGCGGGGGTCGATGCCGACGGTCTTCGCGAGCTGCATCGGCAGCAGGTGGTCCGGGCCGCCGGGCGAGGAGCCGCCGCCGACCGCGAGGCCCTTCGGGTTGGCCTTCCAGGCCGCGACCAGGTCACCGATCGTCTTGTACGGCGAGTCCTTCGGCACCACGATGGCGCCGGCCTCCTCGATCATCTTGGCCAGCGGGGTGGTCTGGGTCAGCGTCGCCGCGGACTTGGAGGTGTACGAGGC from Micromonospora kangleipakensis includes these protein-coding regions:
- a CDS encoding sugar phosphate isomerase/epimerase family protein, encoding MTSRVPVLLSSSSVFPERTAAAFQLAAAVGYDGVEVMVWTDVVSQDPGALRGLADHYGVPVLSVHAPCLLVTQRVWSPDPWERLRKAAELAETLEAPTVVVHPPFTWQRDYAKNFADGLDKIAGQFGGLRFAVENMYPVRMAGRQFVPYVPGWDPTDTGYASYTLDLSHCAASHTDALEMADRMGAGLAHVHLGDGTGEGRDEHLVPGRGSQPCAELLRSLAGRGFTGSVAVEVTTRGAKSRAVREADLRESLEFARANLTAPSPVDA
- a CDS encoding Ppx/GppA phosphatase family protein: MRLGVLDVGSNTVHLLVVDAHHGAHPWPAHSEKVVLRLAEQIGPDGALTEAGADGLVKAVGMARAAAAGLAADDLLAFATSAVRDATNAAEVLARVRDETGVRLEVLSGADEARMTFLAVRRWFGWSAGRLLVLDIGGGSLELAAGIDEEPDVAVSLPLGAGRLSRERLRVDASGTLSPPAEAVEELREHVDELLDPVVEKLVAVGWERPVATSKTFRTLARLAGAAPSGAGLWARRSLTRTGLRQVLGFVRHIPPAQLPGLEGVSAGRAHQLLAGAVVAEAVMRRLDVDALDLCPWALREGVILRRLDQLAPM
- the rraA gene encoding ribonuclease E activity regulator RraA; amino-acid sequence: MQIPEPAATADRYDRYGDVLGSCDTQLRQFGGLRAFGGPAVTVRCFEDNALVKSVVAEPGEGRVLVVDGGGSLHTALMGDLIAGTAAANGWAGVVINGAVRDVAALRTLPIGIKALGTNPRKSAKTGAGERDVPVSFGNCIFEPGAEVHSDDDGVVVLPPGERP
- a CDS encoding MFS transporter, which codes for MGLRAVASMASRLLLGRLVATVGRRALLIGTVAVSAAGLGLLLPPMPFWAMAVVVTVAGLGLGAGQPLTMSFLAEVAPAGLRGRAMSLRLTGNRLGQVLIPSAAGVLAAGAGAAGVLACTAAGLAGAAVAATGLHRPPVPETE
- a CDS encoding universal stress protein, whose product is MTVLVGYVPSPLGEAALAAAVEQARFRDEPVLVVNTSRGDAYVDPRFAQEPDLDRVVRELTAAGVPHTVRQLVRGRDAAEEIAEIAEAEDVSLVVIGIRHRTPVGKLIMGSTAQEVLLRVPCPVLAVKAD
- a CDS encoding tripartite tricarboxylate transporter permease yields the protein MDNLGNLLDGFANVVTPMNLLIALLGVTIGTAVGVLPGIGPAMTVALLLPVTYGMEPTQAFIMFAGIFYGGMYGGSTTSILLNTPGESSSVVTAIEGNKMAKAGRAAQALATAAIGSFVAGTIATLLLVVVTPPVVQFAISLGAPDYFALMLLSFVAVTAVLGASRVRGFASLLLGLVIGLVGIDKVTGQQRLTLGVPQLADGIDVVVVAVGIFAVGEALWIAAHLRRRAAEVIPVGRPWMGKQDWKRSWKPWLRGTAYGFPFGALPAGGAEIPTFLSYATEKKLTKHPEEFGRGAIEGVAGPEAANNASAAGTLVPMLAIGLPTNATAAVMLAAFEQYGIQPGPLLFERESGLVWTLIASLFIGNLLLLVLNLPLAPAWARLLRVPRPYLYAGILFFASMGAYAVNAQPFDLFLLLALGLLGFGMRRFGLPILPLIVGVILAPRAELQGRRALQLSGGELHGLIGGWMSWLIYAAILVVLLWPLIGRFVVRPLRGRLVTG
- a CDS encoding tripartite tricarboxylate transporter TctB family protein, whose product is MTGRTTRPDRGGDPPSRPPAVQSSVPPVPDQAGAETAVPPIPAQAGAERTPDQPEVARPATADVPPTVADAAVEDGPAPRPDRAQYGVCAFLALVGGLVIVDALRIGHAVSSADPIGPKPVPILLGVLLLIVAAVYAVDVARGGAGEPEAGEDVDLSSPIDWRTVLLLIGAFLVNAVLIDRLGWVISGTLLFWGSAFALGNRHYVRNLLIAVALSLITFYTFAIGLGVNLPAGVLQGIL
- a CDS encoding Bug family tripartite tricarboxylate transporter substrate binding protein: MATRRNVLVMGVAAATALALGACGATADKGEGGSGGDGKPVTGLRIMVPNTPGGGYDTTARTAAKVMEDAKIATGVQVFNLPGAGGTVGLQRTVNEKGNGKLAMQMGLGVVGASYTSKSAATLTQTTPLAKMIEEAGAIVVPKDSPYKTIGDLVAAWKANPKGLAVGGGSSPGGPDHLLPMQLAKTVGIDPRQVNFVSYDGGGELLPAVLGGKVAFGASGFGEFLDQVEAGQIRVLAVTSEAPIEALKEVPTLKSAGIDLVFTNWRGIVAPPGISEADKKVWIDVLTKMHESAEWKAELTKRGWTDAFVTGDEFATFLTEQDKSVADLLKQLGLA